The Cheilinus undulatus linkage group 2, ASM1832078v1, whole genome shotgun sequence genome has a window encoding:
- the ercc2 gene encoding general transcription and DNA repair factor IIH helicase subunit XPD, giving the protein MKLNIDGLLVYFPYDYIYPEQYSYMLELKRTLDAKGHGVLEMPSGTGKTISLLSLIVAYQKAFPLEVTKLIYCSRTVPEIEKVVEELRKLMEFYTKQTGESNNFLALALSSRKNLCIHPEVSSLRFGKEVDGKCHSLTASYIRAQRHSNPGQPVCRFYEEFDSVGRQVPLPAGIYNLDDLKDFGRRKGWCPYYLARYAILHANIVVYSYHYLLDPKIADLVSKELAKKSVVVFDEAHNIDNVCIDSMSVNITRRTLDRCQNNVETLQNTIHKIKETDAAKLKEEYRRLVEGLKEANVARETDVYLANPVLPDEILKEAVPGTIRTAEHFVGFLKRFLEYLKSRLRVQHVIQESTPQFLKDIFDKVCIDRKPLRFCAERLQSLLRTLEIADIADFSAVTLISNFATLVSTYSQGFTIIIEPFEDRTPTIANPVLHFSCMDPSIAIKPVFQRFQSVIITSGTLSPLDIYPRILDFRPVTMASFTMTLARTCLCPLIVGRGNDQVALSSKFETREDFAVIRNYGNLLLEMSAIVPDGIVAFFTSYVYMENIVASWYEQGILENIQRNKLIFIETPDAAETSMALEKYQEACENGRGAILLSVARGKVSEGIDFVHHFGRAVIMFGVPYVYTQSRILKARLEYLRDQFQIRENDFLTFDAMRHAAQCVGRAIRGKTDYGLMIFADKRYARADKRGKLPRWIQEHINDGSLNLTVDETVQLSKHFLRQMAQPFRQEDQLGLSLLTLEQLESEEMLQKITQIAHQT; this is encoded by the exons GGTCATGGAGTCCTGGAGATGCCGTCAGGAACAGGGAAAACCatctctctgctgtctctcatcGTAGCATATCAAAAG GCTTTTCCCCTGGAGGTGACCAAGCTGATATACTGCTCAAGAACAGTTCCTGAAATTGAGAAG GTTGTGGAGGAGTTGAGGAAGCTGATGGAGTTTTACACAAAACAGACGGGAGAGAGCAACAACTTCCTAGCTCTGGCCCTCTCCTCCAGAAAAAATCTCTGCATCCACCCAGAG GTGAGCTCTCTGCGCTTCGGTAAGGAGGTAGATGGGAAGTGCCACAGTCTGACAGCATCGTACATCCGTGCTCAGCGCCACAGCAACCCTGGCCAGCCGGTGTGTCGCTTCTATGAG GAGTTTGATTCTGTGGGCAGACAGGTTCCTCTTCCTGCTGGTATCTACAACCTCGATGACCTGAAGGACTTTGGCAGGAGGAAAGGCTGGTGTCCGTACTACCTGGCTCGTTATGCA ATCCTGCATGCTAACATTGTGGTGTACAGCTACCACTACCTGCTGGACCCAAAGATAGCTGACCTGGTGTCCAAAGAGCTAGCCAAGAAGTCTGTGGTGGTTTTTGATGAGGCTCATAACATAG ATAATGTTTGCATTGACTCCATGAGTGTGAACATCACCAGACGAACGCTCGACCGCTGCCAGAACAACGTAGAGACGCTGCAGAACACCATACACAA GATAAAAGAGACAGACGCTGCTAAGTTAAAGGAGGAATACAGGCGATTGGTGGAGGGACTGAAGGAAGCCAATGTTGCCAGGGAAACAGACGTTTACCTCGCAAATCCTGTTTTACCAGACGAGATTCTAAAAG AGGCTGTCCCTGGCACGATTCGCACAGCAGAGCACTTTGTCGGGTTCTTGAAACGTTTCCTGGAGTATCTGAAGTCCCGCCTGAGGGTCCAACATGTCATACAGGAGAGCACCCCGCAGTTCCTCAAAGATATTTTTGACAAAGTCTGCATCGATCGCAAACCACTCAG gTTCTGTGCGGAGCGTTTACAGTCATTACTGCGAACGCTGGAGATTGCAGACATCGCAGACTTCTCCGCTGTTACTCTCATCTCCAACTTTGCTACTCTGGTCAGCACCTACAGCCAAG GTTTCACCATAATCATTGAGCCCTTTGAAGACAGAACTCCAACCATTGCCAACCCTGTGCTTCACTTCAG CTGTATGGATCCATCCATAGCAATCAAACCGGTTTTTCAGAGGTTCCAGTCAGTTATCATCACCTCAGGG ACTCTCTCTCCACTCGACATCTATCCCAGAATCCTTGACTTCCGCCCAGTGACAATGGCGTCCTTCACCATGACGCTGGCTCGGACTTGCCTCTGTCCATTG ATTGTTGGCAGAGGAAACGATCAGGTGGCACTAAGCTCAAAGTTTGAAACCAGAGAAGACTTTG ctGTGATTCGCAACTATGGCAACCTGCTTCTAGAGATGTCTGCGATCGTACCTGATGGCATTGTCGCATTTTTCACCAGCTACGTCTACATGGAAAACATTGTGGCTTCTTGGTATGAACAG gGAATCTTGGAGAATATCCAAAGGAATAAGCTAATCTTTATTGAGACTCCAGATGCTGCAGAGACGAGCATGGCCCTGGAGAAATATCAAGAG GCCTGTGAGAACGGCAGAGGAGCCATCCTCCTGTCTGTGGCCAGAGGAAAGGTGTCTGAAGGAATAGATTTTG TACATCACTTTGGCCGAGCTGTCATCATGTTTGGAGTGCCTTATGTTTACACCCAGAGTCGCATCCTTAAG GCTCGTCTGGAGTACCTCCGGGATCAGTTTCAGATCAGAGAAAATGACTTTCTGACATTTGATGCCATGCGTCACGCTGCTCAGTGTGTGGGCAGAGCCATCAGAGGAAAAACCGACTATGGACTCATGATTTTTGCTGACAAG CGCTACGCCCGAGCAGACAAACGTGGAAAGCTGCCTCGCTGGATTCAGGAGCACATTAATGACGGCAGTCTCAATCTCACTGTGGATGAGACTGTGCAGCTCTCAAAGCACTTCCTGCGACAGATGGCACAGCCTTTCAGACAG GAGGACCAGTTGGGTCTGTCTCTCTTGACTCTGGAGCAGCTGGAGTCCGAGGAGATGCTGCAGAAAATCACTCAGATTGCTCATCAGACCTGA